The following proteins are encoded in a genomic region of Nocardioides sp. cx-173:
- a CDS encoding Wzz/FepE/Etk N-terminal domain-containing protein, which yields MELRDVAGALWRQKVLVVLVLVATAAAVTAGLMVAPKSYTSTATVAATAAPDTTTSSEDLDDLRGTLGEVANSRAVLEEVQTRLDAPRTLDQLRREISGAWVEGTILVQVTVEDGDPETAARIANLVAEVLPLHDPSNGAFLFTTSNPAQVPLTYSSPNLLLGIGVGALLALVLAVSAALVRDRRATTVTGVPSVEAAASAPVLARVAAPRDPTTLPALYPGTSAAAVFRQLRIALEAEASTEPVHRIVVTGVTTADVNVWLGANLAISLANAGRRVLMVDGRMGERHGKPIVGGPETTGLYEVLTGGELDSALSPGPVQNLTVLPSGSWGGEPTDVLVETRFSEAMDAMAARFDVVVVLAPPLDVGDDARVMGRGGSMLLAVPEGSVSTAQLRTHVGRVRTAGVRLLGTVLVTRRGERVAA from the coding sequence GTGGAGCTGCGTGACGTGGCAGGCGCCCTGTGGCGCCAGAAGGTGCTCGTGGTCCTCGTGCTCGTGGCGACGGCGGCGGCGGTGACGGCCGGGCTCATGGTGGCGCCCAAGTCCTACACCTCCACGGCCACGGTGGCGGCCACCGCTGCGCCGGACACCACGACCAGCAGCGAGGACCTCGACGACCTGCGCGGCACCCTCGGTGAGGTCGCCAACTCGCGCGCGGTGCTCGAGGAGGTGCAGACCCGGCTGGACGCCCCCCGCACGCTCGACCAGCTCCGGCGCGAGATCAGCGGCGCCTGGGTCGAGGGGACGATCCTGGTGCAGGTCACCGTCGAGGACGGGGACCCCGAGACCGCCGCCCGGATCGCGAACCTCGTGGCCGAGGTCCTGCCGCTGCACGACCCGAGCAACGGGGCGTTCCTCTTCACCACCAGCAACCCCGCGCAGGTGCCCTTGACCTACTCGAGCCCGAACCTGCTGCTCGGCATCGGGGTCGGTGCGCTGCTGGCGCTGGTGCTGGCGGTCTCCGCGGCGCTCGTGCGCGACCGGCGTGCCACGACGGTCACCGGGGTCCCGAGCGTCGAGGCGGCCGCGTCCGCCCCGGTACTCGCCCGGGTCGCCGCGCCGCGCGACCCCACGACCCTGCCGGCGCTCTACCCCGGGACGAGCGCCGCCGCCGTCTTCCGGCAGCTGCGCATCGCCCTCGAGGCCGAGGCCAGCACGGAGCCGGTGCACCGGATCGTCGTGACCGGGGTGACGACCGCCGACGTCAACGTGTGGCTGGGTGCGAATCTGGCGATCTCTCTCGCCAACGCCGGACGGCGGGTCCTCATGGTCGACGGCCGGATGGGGGAGCGCCACGGCAAGCCGATCGTCGGCGGACCCGAGACCACGGGCCTGTACGAGGTCCTCACCGGCGGCGAGCTCGACTCCGCGCTCAGCCCCGGCCCCGTCCAGAACCTCACCGTCCTGCCCTCCGGAAGCTGGGGCGGTGAGCCCACCGACGTCCTCGTCGAGACCCGCTTCTCCGAGGCCATGGACGCGATGGCTGCCCGCTTCGACGTCGTCGTCGTGCTCGCGCCGCCCCTCGACGTGGGCGACGACGCCCGGGTGATGGGTCGTGGCGGCTCGATGCTGCTCGCGGTCCCCGAGGGCAGCGTGTCGACCGCTCAGCTGCGCACCCACGTGGGTCGGGTGCGCACGGCGGGCGTGCGCCTGCTGGGCACCGTCCTGGTCACCCGTCGCGGCGAGCGGGTCGCGGCCTGA
- a CDS encoding arginase family protein gives MVGSRELANAFSNRLGLEATVVGEPERALSVGWQEELAAATPTLKAMATTLDQAFQAGLTPITASSRCAVALATLPVVAKHRPDAVVVWFDAHADLNTPDNTTTGYLGGLAYSGPLGYWDSGLGSGLNADNAVLVGARDLDPAEQALIDAGTVPLVKVGPSMAEDLRRIVAGRPVYVHIDCDVLDAGTVPTDYLVADGMTLADLRATAEVLAESEVVGLEVGELESATDSHTPPTYVTSLIYALDPLLPTRHV, from the coding sequence ATGGTCGGGTCCCGCGAACTCGCCAACGCCTTCTCGAACCGCCTTGGGTTGGAAGCAACGGTCGTGGGCGAGCCTGAACGTGCGCTGTCGGTCGGTTGGCAGGAAGAGCTCGCAGCCGCCACACCCACGCTCAAGGCAATGGCCACCACACTGGACCAAGCGTTCCAAGCCGGACTCACCCCCATCACAGCCTCCAGCCGCTGCGCGGTCGCGCTCGCCACGCTGCCCGTCGTGGCCAAGCACCGCCCCGACGCCGTCGTGGTCTGGTTCGACGCGCACGCCGACCTCAACACCCCGGACAACACCACAACCGGCTACCTCGGTGGACTCGCCTACAGCGGCCCGCTCGGGTACTGGGACTCCGGACTTGGAAGCGGCCTCAACGCCGACAACGCGGTGCTGGTCGGAGCGCGCGACCTTGACCCCGCCGAACAGGCTCTCATCGACGCCGGAACTGTGCCCCTGGTCAAGGTCGGACCCTCCATGGCCGAGGACCTACGCCGCATCGTCGCCGGGCGACCCGTCTACGTACACATCGACTGCGACGTCCTCGACGCCGGAACCGTTCCCACCGACTACCTCGTCGCAGACGGCATGACCCTTGCTGACCTCCGCGCCACCGCTGAGGTGCTGGCTGAATCCGAAGTAGTCGGGCTCGAAGTCGGCGAACTGGAGAGCGCTACCGACAGCCACACCCCGCCCACCTACGTCACCTCACTCATCTACGCACTCGACCCGCTTCTGCCCACCCGGCACGTCTGA
- a CDS encoding IS256 family transposase, producing MALPQSALSELLEAFRAGDGADLVRDSVRVALQELIELEAAERIGAAPYERTDGRVTERNGHRPRMLTTKAGDVELRIPKLRKGSFFPIILEPRRRIDQALYAVVMEAYVHGISTRSVDDLVEAMGGAGISKSEVSRICAGLDETVGAFRTRTLDHVEFPYIYLDATYLHVRNAPGKGGQVVSMAVIVATGVTATGEREILGLDVGDSEDEIFWRSFLLSLKQRGLAGVRLVIRDQHSGLVKALKRAFQGVAHQRCRVHFARNLLAHVPKGQAELVATAFRMIFAQPTAEDVHAAWDKTRDELAARFPKLGPLMDDAKAEVLAFTAFPREHWRKIWSTNPLERVNKEIKRRSRVVGIFPNAAAVIRLVGAVLIDMHDEWIAGDRRYLSEGSMAKLYDTSDTDSVAAIESSDV from the coding sequence ATGGCCTTGCCACAGTCTGCCCTGTCCGAACTCCTCGAGGCGTTCCGTGCCGGTGATGGCGCCGATCTGGTCCGCGACTCGGTCCGGGTCGCGCTTCAGGAGTTGATTGAGCTCGAAGCCGCCGAACGGATCGGTGCCGCACCGTATGAGCGCACCGATGGCCGCGTCACTGAGCGCAACGGCCACCGGCCGCGGATGCTGACCACCAAGGCCGGCGACGTCGAGCTGCGGATCCCGAAGCTGCGCAAGGGGTCGTTCTTCCCGATCATCCTCGAGCCCCGCCGCCGCATCGACCAAGCGTTGTACGCGGTGGTGATGGAGGCCTACGTCCACGGCATCAGCACCCGCAGCGTCGACGACCTGGTCGAAGCGATGGGCGGGGCCGGGATCAGCAAGTCCGAGGTCTCGCGGATCTGCGCCGGCCTGGACGAGACCGTCGGCGCGTTCCGCACCCGGACTCTGGATCACGTCGAGTTCCCCTACATCTACCTGGATGCGACCTACCTCCACGTCCGCAACGCCCCGGGCAAGGGCGGCCAGGTCGTGTCGATGGCCGTCATCGTCGCCACTGGCGTCACCGCGACCGGCGAGCGAGAGATCCTCGGCCTGGACGTCGGTGACAGCGAGGACGAGATCTTCTGGCGCAGCTTCCTGCTCAGCCTCAAGCAACGCGGCCTGGCCGGGGTGCGGCTGGTGATCAGGGACCAGCACTCCGGCCTGGTCAAGGCGTTGAAGCGGGCCTTCCAGGGTGTCGCGCACCAGAGGTGTCGGGTCCACTTCGCCCGCAACCTGCTCGCGCACGTGCCCAAGGGCCAGGCCGAGCTGGTGGCGACTGCGTTCCGGATGATCTTTGCCCAACCCACCGCCGAGGACGTCCACGCGGCGTGGGACAAGACCCGCGACGAGCTCGCCGCCCGGTTTCCCAAGCTCGGGCCCCTGATGGACGACGCGAAGGCCGAGGTGCTCGCGTTCACTGCGTTCCCGCGCGAGCACTGGCGCAAGATCTGGTCCACCAACCCCCTCGAGCGGGTCAACAAGGAGATCAAGCGCCGCTCCCGGGTCGTGGGCATCTTCCCCAACGCCGCCGCGGTCATCCGCCTTGTCGGGGCGGTGCTGATCGACATGCACGACGAGTGGATCGCCGGCGACCGCCGCTACCTGTCCGAGGGGTCTATGGCCAAGCTCTACGACACCAGCGATACTGACTCCGTCGCCGCCATCGAGAGCAGCGACGTGTAG
- a CDS encoding transposase, giving the protein MPYPSDLTDEQWDLLEHVFNAPGKRGRRHADDLRSVLDAMLSIAQTGCQWRYLPESFGPWTRVWSQLRR; this is encoded by the coding sequence ATGCCGTACCCCAGTGACCTGACCGATGAGCAGTGGGACCTGCTTGAGCATGTCTTCAACGCGCCGGGTAAGCGGGGCCGCAGGCACGCCGATGACCTGCGGAGCGTGCTGGACGCGATGCTGTCCATCGCTCAGACCGGTTGCCAGTGGCGCTACCTACCGGAGTCGTTCGGACCCTGGACCCGTGTCTGGTCCCAGCTCCGCCGATAG
- a CDS encoding AMP-dependent synthetase/ligase, translated as MPVNHDTTFVDNLPQNVAVQFLDRVSASPDAEAFRYPVGEEWKSVTWKESGELVRRLAAGLLSLGLEPEQRVGIAANTRYEWILADLAVMCAAGATTTVYPTTNDEDTAYILGDAECRVVFAEDDEQLAKLTAHKNELPHLGKVVTFDGTADGDWVITMDALAQLGDAYLAEHPDAIETTAKSIAPGQLATLIYTSGTTGRPKGVRLKHESWVYEGCAIKVQHILDESDLQFLWLPMAHSFGKVLLSAQLACGFASAIDGRVDKIVENCGIVKPTFMGAAPRIFEKAYSRIQTMQAAEGGIKEKIFHKAFEAGLKRDRLVREGKSVPPVLRLQHGLFDKVVFSKVRERFGGRVRFFISGSAALNQEIAEWFNAAGIVILEGYGMTENSAGATVNHPDDNKIGTVGRALPGSEVRIGEGDEVLLRGPHVMDGYHNLPQETAGTLTEDGWLRTGDKGSLDEDGFLTITGRIKDLFKTSGGKYIAPSAIESKFKAICPYVSQFMVFGNDRNYVVALVTLDPDAMEGWAAENGLAGKPYSEVVSSEKAHEMVAGYVEELNSRLNRWETVKKWEILDHDLSIESGELTPSLKVKRNVVEDHNSERIASFYS; from the coding sequence ATGCCCGTCAACCACGACACGACCTTCGTCGACAACCTTCCTCAGAACGTGGCGGTGCAGTTCCTCGACCGAGTATCCGCCAGCCCCGACGCCGAGGCCTTCCGCTACCCCGTGGGCGAGGAGTGGAAGTCGGTCACCTGGAAGGAGTCCGGCGAGCTCGTACGCCGGCTCGCGGCCGGGCTGCTCTCGCTGGGCCTCGAGCCGGAGCAGCGCGTCGGCATCGCGGCCAACACCCGCTACGAGTGGATCCTGGCCGACCTGGCGGTGATGTGTGCCGCCGGCGCGACGACCACCGTCTACCCGACCACCAACGACGAGGACACCGCCTACATCCTCGGCGACGCCGAGTGCCGCGTGGTCTTCGCGGAGGACGACGAGCAGCTGGCCAAGCTGACGGCGCACAAGAACGAGCTGCCCCACCTCGGCAAGGTCGTGACCTTCGACGGCACGGCCGACGGCGACTGGGTCATCACGATGGACGCGCTCGCCCAACTGGGCGACGCCTACCTCGCCGAGCACCCCGACGCGATTGAGACGACCGCCAAGAGCATCGCCCCCGGCCAGCTCGCGACCCTCATCTACACCTCCGGCACGACCGGCCGGCCCAAGGGGGTGCGGCTCAAGCACGAGTCGTGGGTCTACGAGGGGTGCGCGATCAAGGTCCAGCACATCCTCGACGAGTCCGACCTGCAGTTCCTGTGGCTGCCGATGGCGCACTCGTTCGGCAAGGTGCTGCTGTCGGCCCAGCTCGCGTGCGGGTTCGCCTCGGCCATCGACGGCCGCGTGGACAAGATCGTCGAGAACTGCGGCATCGTGAAGCCGACGTTCATGGGGGCGGCCCCGCGCATCTTCGAGAAGGCCTACAGCCGGATCCAGACGATGCAGGCGGCCGAGGGCGGCATCAAGGAGAAGATCTTCCACAAGGCGTTCGAGGCCGGGCTCAAGCGCGACCGGCTCGTGCGCGAGGGCAAGTCCGTCCCGCCGGTGCTCCGGCTCCAGCACGGGCTGTTCGACAAGGTCGTCTTCAGCAAGGTGCGCGAGCGGTTCGGAGGCCGCGTGCGGTTCTTCATCTCCGGCTCCGCAGCCCTCAACCAGGAGATCGCCGAGTGGTTCAACGCCGCCGGCATCGTCATCCTCGAGGGCTACGGCATGACCGAGAACTCCGCCGGCGCGACGGTCAACCACCCCGACGACAACAAGATCGGCACCGTCGGTCGCGCGCTGCCCGGCAGCGAGGTGCGCATCGGCGAGGGCGACGAGGTGCTGCTCCGCGGCCCGCACGTCATGGACGGCTACCACAACCTGCCGCAGGAGACCGCGGGCACGCTCACCGAGGACGGCTGGCTCCGCACCGGCGACAAGGGCAGCCTCGACGAGGACGGCTTCCTCACGATCACCGGCCGGATCAAGGACCTCTTCAAGACCTCCGGAGGCAAGTACATCGCCCCGTCGGCCATCGAGTCGAAGTTCAAGGCGATCTGCCCCTACGTCAGCCAGTTCATGGTCTTCGGCAACGACCGCAACTACGTCGTCGCCCTGGTCACCCTCGACCCCGACGCCATGGAGGGCTGGGCCGCCGAGAACGGCCTGGCCGGCAAGCCGTACTCGGAGGTCGTGTCCTCGGAGAAGGCGCACGAGATGGTGGCCGGCTACGTGGAGGAGCTCAACAGCCGCCTCAACCGCTGGGAGACCGTCAAGAAGTGGGAGATCCTCGACCACGACCTGAGCATCGAGTCCGGCGAGCTGACCCCGTCGCTGAAGGTCAAGCGCAACGTGGTCGAAGACCACAACTCCGAGCGCATCGCATCGTTCTACAGCTGA
- a CDS encoding MOSC domain-containing protein has protein sequence MALLRSLNVGRPREAAWAGIGRTSIDKQPVAGPVEIGRYGPAGDQVSDTRHHGGLEKAVYAFAREDLDLWAAELGQEIRDGQFGENLTTVGIDVNDAQIGERWRVGEAVLEVTTVRNPCNDFKTWMGRSGYDNTAWVRRFAAVGRPGPYLRVVVPGVAQAGDPVTVVHEPAHGVTVSTMFRALYTDATLLPELLRVDGLVDHARRKADAYVAHTRG, from the coding sequence ATGGCTCTGCTCCGCTCCCTGAACGTCGGTCGGCCCCGGGAGGCCGCCTGGGCGGGGATCGGGCGGACCTCGATCGACAAGCAGCCCGTCGCCGGCCCGGTCGAGATCGGCCGCTACGGCCCGGCCGGGGACCAGGTCTCGGACACGCGGCACCACGGCGGACTGGAGAAGGCGGTCTACGCGTTCGCCCGCGAGGACCTCGACCTGTGGGCCGCCGAGCTCGGCCAGGAGATCCGCGACGGGCAGTTCGGGGAGAACCTCACCACGGTGGGCATCGACGTCAACGATGCTCAGATCGGCGAGCGCTGGCGCGTCGGCGAGGCGGTCCTCGAGGTCACCACGGTCCGCAACCCCTGCAACGACTTCAAGACGTGGATGGGCCGCTCGGGCTATGACAACACTGCCTGGGTCCGGCGCTTCGCGGCCGTCGGCCGCCCCGGGCCCTACCTGCGCGTCGTGGTGCCCGGCGTCGCGCAGGCCGGCGACCCGGTCACCGTCGTCCACGAGCCCGCGCACGGGGTGACGGTCTCGACCATGTTCCGCGCGCTCTACACCGACGCGACGCTGCTGCCGGAGCTGCTGCGGGTCGACGGGCTGGTGGACCACGCTCGGCGCAAGGCCGACGCCTACGTCGCCCATACGAGAGGGTGA
- a CDS encoding aminoglycoside phosphotransferase family protein: MVTVEVPAALAARARLSPSWAGFVEALPRLVGDLLDEWSLSPDGEPAHGRCALVLPVRTFAGAPAVLKVGWPHEEAEHEALVLQHWHGEGAVRLLRADPRRFALLLERLHPSDLTDVWDVEACEVVGGLYRRLHIPAPPQLRTLTSYVGRWTERLATLPRDAPVPHRLVGQAVSLGRAFVADPASDGTVIHGDLHYGNVLAADREPWLVIDPKPVSGDPHYEVAPLLWNRFDELAGGVREGVRRRFHATVDAAELDEDRARDWVVVRTLHQVLWALEERPEAPDRAWLTACVAIAKAVQD; the protein is encoded by the coding sequence ATGGTGACGGTGGAGGTGCCCGCGGCCCTGGCCGCGCGGGCCCGGCTGAGCCCGTCGTGGGCCGGCTTTGTCGAGGCGCTGCCGCGTCTGGTCGGCGACCTCCTCGACGAGTGGTCACTGTCACCCGACGGGGAGCCCGCTCACGGTCGGTGCGCGCTCGTGCTGCCGGTGCGGACGTTCGCGGGAGCGCCGGCCGTGCTCAAGGTGGGCTGGCCCCACGAGGAGGCCGAGCACGAGGCGCTGGTGCTCCAGCACTGGCACGGGGAGGGGGCGGTCCGCCTGCTGCGGGCCGACCCCCGCCGCTTCGCGCTGCTGCTGGAGCGGTTGCACCCCAGCGACCTCACCGACGTCTGGGACGTCGAGGCCTGCGAGGTGGTCGGGGGCCTCTACCGACGGCTCCACATCCCCGCGCCGCCGCAGCTGCGCACCCTCACGTCGTACGTCGGTCGCTGGACCGAGCGCCTCGCCACCCTGCCCCGCGACGCTCCGGTGCCGCACCGGCTGGTGGGGCAGGCGGTGTCGCTCGGTCGCGCCTTCGTCGCGGACCCCGCCAGCGACGGCACCGTGATCCACGGGGACCTGCACTACGGCAACGTGCTCGCCGCCGACCGCGAGCCGTGGCTGGTGATCGACCCCAAGCCGGTGAGCGGCGACCCGCACTACGAGGTGGCGCCCCTGCTGTGGAACCGCTTCGACGAGCTCGCAGGCGGGGTCCGCGAGGGAGTGCGGCGCCGCTTCCACGCCACGGTCGACGCCGCGGAGCTCGACGAGGATCGCGCCCGCGACTGGGTCGTCGTACGGACGCTGCACCAGGTGCTGTGGGCGTTGGAGGAGCGACCCGAGGCCCCTGACCGCGCCTGGCTGACCGCCTGCGTGGCCATCGCCAAGGCCGTGCAGGACTAA
- a CDS encoding glycosyltransferase, with product MSAPTTEGVARVLVGYLREQVERGWDVTLACPGTGWLGEEAAALGVRVETWYAARAPGPGLAREVATLSRVVARDRPHAVHLHSAKAGLAGRLTVRGRRPTLFQPHAWSFLAATGALRTASLLWERQAVRWTSELVCVSESERRLGLAHGVSAPTTVVPNGVDLAGHRAGGTRARAAARAALRLPDAPTVVCVGRLAPQKGQADLLAAWSAVRARVPDARLVLVGDGPDRRRLEDSVQPGDGVDLVGARADVPLWLAAADVVAVPSRWEGMALVPLEAMASARSVVATDVTGVADSVPCAAGAVVATGSPLALADAVVTRLLDPERADAEGRAGRAHVEARHDAAASARTVAEVTMRLAAAPPVR from the coding sequence GTGTCGGCGCCCACGACGGAGGGCGTGGCGCGGGTGCTCGTCGGCTACCTGCGCGAGCAGGTGGAGCGGGGCTGGGACGTCACCCTCGCCTGTCCGGGCACGGGCTGGCTGGGGGAGGAGGCGGCGGCGCTGGGCGTGCGGGTCGAGACCTGGTACGCCGCTCGCGCTCCGGGGCCGGGCCTGGCGCGCGAGGTCGCGACGCTGTCGCGGGTGGTGGCTCGCGACCGCCCGCACGCGGTGCACCTGCACAGCGCGAAGGCCGGGCTCGCCGGCCGGCTCACGGTCCGCGGGCGGCGCCCGACCCTCTTCCAGCCGCACGCCTGGTCCTTCCTGGCCGCCACCGGCGCCCTGCGGACGGCCTCGCTCCTGTGGGAGCGGCAGGCCGTCAGGTGGACGAGCGAGCTGGTCTGTGTGAGCGAGAGCGAGCGCCGGCTCGGCCTCGCGCACGGGGTGAGCGCGCCGACGACCGTGGTGCCCAACGGCGTCGACCTGGCCGGCCACCGCGCCGGCGGCACCCGGGCCCGAGCGGCCGCCCGGGCGGCCCTGCGCCTGCCCGACGCGCCGACCGTGGTGTGCGTGGGGCGCCTGGCGCCCCAGAAGGGCCAGGCGGACCTGCTAGCGGCCTGGTCCGCCGTCCGCGCCCGGGTCCCCGACGCGCGGCTGGTGCTGGTCGGCGACGGCCCGGACCGGCGCCGCCTCGAGGACTCGGTCCAGCCCGGCGACGGGGTGGACCTGGTGGGTGCCCGGGCCGACGTACCGCTCTGGCTGGCCGCCGCGGACGTGGTGGCGGTGCCCTCGCGCTGGGAGGGCATGGCCCTGGTCCCGTTGGAGGCGATGGCGAGCGCCCGCAGCGTCGTGGCCACCGACGTCACCGGCGTGGCCGACAGCGTCCCGTGCGCGGCCGGCGCCGTCGTCGCGACCGGGAGCCCGCTGGCGCTGGCCGACGCGGTGGTGACGCGGCTCCTGGACCCGGAGCGCGCGGACGCCGAGGGCCGCGCCGGCCGGGCCCACGTCGAGGCCCGCCACGACGCCGCCGCCTCCGCGCGGACCGTGGCCGAGGTGACTATGCGGCTCGCTGCCGCTCCTCCGGTGCGGTGA
- a CDS encoding Lrp/AsnC family transcriptional regulator produces MLDDLDHRLIARLRANSRTPVAVLSRELGVNRSTVTHRIDRLVDSGVIEGFTLRLSNDVDRDAVRGVTTVVTAPNEGQNVIREIRGYPEVERLHSTTGAWDLVVQLRCRSLSEFDLVLERIRTLPGVRDTQTSLLFNSLTTA; encoded by the coding sequence GTGCTTGATGACTTGGACCACCGCCTGATCGCGCGTTTGCGTGCGAACAGCCGGACGCCGGTGGCAGTCCTGTCGCGGGAACTGGGCGTCAACCGCTCCACCGTCACACATCGCATCGACCGGCTCGTCGACTCCGGCGTCATCGAGGGCTTCACGCTGCGCCTAAGCAACGACGTGGACCGAGACGCCGTCCGAGGCGTCACCACAGTCGTCACCGCGCCCAACGAGGGACAGAACGTGATCCGTGAGATCCGTGGCTACCCAGAGGTCGAGCGGCTCCACTCGACTACCGGCGCGTGGGACCTCGTAGTGCAACTCCGCTGCCGCAGCCTCTCCGAGTTCGACCTCGTTCTCGAACGCATCCGCACCCTCCCCGGCGTCCGAGACACCCAGACCAGCCTGCTCTTCAACTCCCTCACAACGGCTTAA
- a CDS encoding sugar transferase codes for MRPLLTLVDPVAVALAALVAREHVSPMAVVAAAVAATVVSRAGDLHRSRLVLSVLEELPRLALASLVATVTLLAVTPLGGLAGRPAWAPTALFAGCVFGFLVLLRGVVYTVTHVARRSGRTAHPVIIVGAGVVGQRLAEAFLSRREYGLTPVGMIDCGPDLRARDLPVPLLGGVGSLGHAMADLGVNDVVFAFPGPPDGETVDAVRHAVQSDHQVFVVPRFFEMMGVDHHRTELIRDVAVMRLRRSGRRAHTLLLKRALDLTVASVALVLLAPAMAVLALAVRLETGPGVIFRQTRIGLRGRSFTLFKFRSLRPATHEEAATTWSIDHDARLGPVGRFIRRTSLDELPQLVNVWRGDMSLVGPRPERPHFVREFSRSQERYEDRHRVPTGMTGWAQVNDLRGDTSISDRVRFDNYYIENWSLWGDIKIIVRTVRAVIRPQSSPPRMIALTAPEERQRAA; via the coding sequence ATGCGACCACTGCTCACTCTCGTCGACCCCGTGGCCGTCGCGCTCGCCGCGCTGGTCGCGCGCGAGCATGTCAGTCCGATGGCGGTCGTGGCCGCCGCGGTCGCCGCCACCGTCGTCAGCCGGGCCGGTGACCTGCACCGCTCTCGGCTGGTGCTGTCGGTGCTGGAGGAGCTGCCACGGCTGGCACTGGCCAGTCTGGTCGCGACCGTCACCCTGCTGGCCGTGACGCCGCTCGGCGGGCTCGCAGGACGACCGGCCTGGGCGCCCACGGCACTCTTCGCCGGCTGCGTGTTCGGCTTCCTCGTCCTGCTCCGAGGCGTCGTCTACACGGTGACGCACGTGGCCCGGCGCAGCGGGCGTACCGCCCACCCGGTGATCATCGTGGGCGCCGGGGTGGTGGGACAGCGCCTGGCCGAGGCCTTCTTGTCGCGACGCGAGTACGGCCTGACCCCGGTCGGCATGATCGACTGCGGACCCGACCTGCGGGCGCGGGACCTGCCGGTCCCGCTCCTGGGCGGGGTCGGCTCCCTCGGCCACGCGATGGCCGACCTCGGCGTGAACGACGTGGTCTTCGCCTTCCCGGGGCCGCCCGACGGGGAGACGGTCGATGCCGTGCGCCACGCCGTGCAGAGCGACCACCAGGTGTTCGTCGTCCCGCGCTTCTTCGAGATGATGGGCGTGGACCACCACCGCACAGAGCTGATCCGCGACGTCGCGGTCATGCGGCTGCGGCGCAGCGGGCGCCGAGCCCACACCCTGCTCCTCAAGCGGGCGCTCGACCTCACCGTCGCCTCCGTGGCGCTGGTGCTGCTGGCGCCCGCCATGGCCGTCCTCGCCCTCGCCGTCCGGCTCGAGACCGGGCCCGGGGTGATCTTCCGGCAGACCCGGATCGGCCTGCGCGGGCGCAGCTTCACGCTGTTCAAGTTCCGCTCCCTGCGCCCAGCGACGCACGAGGAGGCGGCCACCACCTGGTCGATCGACCACGATGCGCGGCTCGGGCCCGTGGGCCGGTTCATCCGGCGTACCAGCCTGGACGAGCTGCCGCAGCTGGTCAACGTGTGGCGCGGTGACATGAGCCTGGTCGGCCCGCGGCCCGAGCGGCCCCACTTCGTGCGTGAGTTCTCCCGGTCGCAGGAGCGCTACGAGGACCGGCACCGGGTGCCCACCGGCATGACCGGGTGGGCCCAGGTCAACGACCTGCGCGGCGACACCTCGATCAGCGACCGGGTCCGCTTCGACAACTACTACATCGAGAACTGGTCGCTGTGGGGCGACATCAAGATCATCGTCCGCACCGTTCGCGCCGTCATTCGGCCTCAGTCGTCGCCGCCGAGGATGATCGCCCTCACCGCACCGGAGGAGCGGCAGCGAGCCGCATAG